Proteins from a genomic interval of Desulfobulbaceae bacterium:
- a CDS encoding type II toxin-antitoxin system Phd/YefM family antitoxin, giving the protein MKIDQDIRPMSEFRTGIASFLKQVHDTKRPLVITQYGKGVAVLLDVTEYESMQEKIELLEDIQTSIAQIEAGAGIKHSKAKEAILGRIGK; this is encoded by the coding sequence CTGAAAATTGATCAAGACATTCGTCCTATGTCAGAATTCCGAACAGGAATTGCTTCATTTCTTAAACAAGTACATGACACTAAAAGACCCCTAGTCATTACCCAGTATGGCAAAGGAGTCGCTGTATTACTTGATGTTACAGAATATGAATCCATGCAAGAAAAAATTGAACTACTGGAGGATATACAAACTTCAATAGCACAAATTGAAGCTGGAGCAGGGATTAAGCATAGCAAAGCTAAAGAAGCAATTTTGGGGCGTATTGGAAAATGA
- a CDS encoding type II toxin-antitoxin system RelE/ParE family toxin yields the protein MKLIWSPLAIDRATEIAEYIAQDSPSAATKWVEILFNKVQLLKSSPTCGRIVPETRREDIRELLYGNYRIIYKIEKLNTSVLTVRHGKQILPLDEI from the coding sequence ATGAAATTAATATGGTCCCCTCTCGCAATTGACAGAGCAACAGAAATTGCAGAATACATCGCTCAAGATAGCCCTTCGGCTGCTACAAAATGGGTAGAAATATTATTTAACAAGGTCCAACTACTAAAATCATCGCCAACATGTGGTCGAATAGTCCCTGAAACCAGAAGAGAAGATATTCGGGAATTACTTTATGGGAATTATCGAATCATTTATAAGATAGAAAAATTAAACACATCTGTACTCACGGTTCGGCATGGTAAACAAATTCTACCACTAGATGAAATTTAG